The genomic DNA TTATTTGCTAATTAAGCGCTTGCGCGACGACGTTCAACTTCAGTAGAAGGAGCACCTTCTTTGTCTTTTTGAAGTACAACGTCGAACTGGATGTGTTTGAAAGGACCTTTCAAGCCACGACGCGCAATTTCAGCTTCGTCAGTAACGTCAACCGCAGTTGCTACCAGACCTTCACGAGTACCGAATGCGAAGTCATCCCAAAGGTATTTGTCGCCTTCGATGTTGAACTGAGTTGTCAACTTGCGGTGACCTGGTGCAGAGATAAAGTAGTGCACGTGTGCAGGACGCTGACCGTGACGAGAAAGCTTGTTCAACATGTGTTGCAACGGACCTTCAGGGTTCAAACCGTAACCTACAGGCATAGTGGTTTGCGCAGTGTAGTTACCGTTGCTGTTGGCATGCCACATTTCTACTTTAGCACCAGAAAGAACTTCACCATCAGTGTCAGTTACTTTACCTTCGATGATAAGTGTCGGGATTTTACCTTCTTCAGTACCATCGTCCATGCGAGCGAAACCTGTTGATTCAGGTGCACCAGCAACATATAGAGGGCCTTCGATTGTACGTGGTGTACCACCCGTTAAACCTGCTTTTGCATCAGCTTCATCAGCACGCAAGTCCAGGAAGTGTTCCAGGCCGATTGCTGAACCTAACAGTGCAAATTCATCAGCTTTTGCCATGTCGATCAGCGCTTCTACACCTTTCCAAACTTCAGACTGGCTCAGATCAAGATCTTCAATGGCTTGGTAAAAGTCTGTAACCAGACGCACAACAACTTGTTGTAAACGGGCATCTACTGGACCTTCAGAAGTGTCTACGTTACAAGCTTTAACTACATTTTCAATGGTTTGACGATCCATTTTATTACTCCTTGGATGGGTGCTTTGGTGGCGAATATCTCTGCTTAAAGAGATAGATGGCTGCCACTTTCCTTGTTTGCTACTTGGTATGTTAAATATGTTTTTTTGTGAAACTGGAACAAAGGTTTATTCCAGTTTTCAGGGTTAAATCAGGTGTCATCTTCACGAACAGATGAGGGGTGACGGTTTAATGCCATCACTTCAATGTTCATGTAAGGGTAGAGTGGAAGACCCTGTAAAATGTTATGCAGTTCTTCATTGCTCTCAACATCAAAAATACTGATGTTTGAGTATTGGCCAGTAATGCGCCAGATATGACGCCATTTGCCTTGACGCTGCAATTCCTGTGAATAAGCCTTTTCAACGGCTTTAATTTCATTCGCCTGTTCAACGGGCATATCACGTGGAATATTTACATCCATACGTACATGGAAAAGCATGGGTTTCTCCTGATTACTGACGACGCAAGTTGTCAATCTTGTTTTCATCCAGCTC from Acinetobacter sp. CS-2 includes the following:
- the catC gene encoding muconolactone Delta-isomerase; this translates as MLFHVRMDVNIPRDMPVEQANEIKAVEKAYSQELQRQGKWRHIWRITGQYSNISIFDVESNEELHNILQGLPLYPYMNIEVMALNRHPSSVREDDT
- a CDS encoding dioxygenase, whose translation is MDRQTIENVVKACNVDTSEGPVDARLQQVVVRLVTDFYQAIEDLDLSQSEVWKGVEALIDMAKADEFALLGSAIGLEHFLDLRADEADAKAGLTGGTPRTIEGPLYVAGAPESTGFARMDDGTEEGKIPTLIIEGKVTDTDGEVLSGAKVEMWHANSNGNYTAQTTMPVGYGLNPEGPLQHMLNKLSRHGQRPAHVHYFISAPGHRKLTTQFNIEGDKYLWDDFAFGTREGLVATAVDVTDEAEIARRGLKGPFKHIQFDVVLQKDKEGAPSTEVERRRASA